Below is a window of Agathobacter rectalis ATCC 33656 DNA.
AATGGCTGCGGAGATATTCCTGAGAAAAATCAGCTGTCAACTTATGAACAGTCTCATCAGGAAGTTGTAAAAATTGAGATGAATTCCATTTCGGTTCCCACTGACATGAATAAAAATACTGATACAGCCGCAATGGAGTTAATGATTGGAAACATGAATCTGCGCATTTCAAACGAAACGGCTCCACTGCTTCTTGCTAAAACAATCCAGATACTTGCGGAGCTTTCATGCTAGGCGATATAACAGCTGCCGGCGAGCTTTATATTGTGACTGGGTAT
It encodes the following:
- the tnpA gene encoding IS66 family insertion sequence element accessory protein TnpA encodes the protein MRAPRVPVEEQYRLIMECRKSGLSDHQWCLNNDINPGTFYYWVKRLRKNGCGDIPEKNQLSTYEQSHQEVVKIEMNSISVPTDMNKNTDTAAMELMIGNMNLRISNETAPLLLAKTIQILAELSC